TAGTGTTCCGCGTCGCCCTCCCAGATCACGCTCGTCCCCACCGAGAGGTACAGCTGGTCCGTCGAAAGCGCCGGCAGCGTCCACTCGAAGGTGTACTCCCGCCACCCGTCGGCCAGCCACAGCGGCTCCCGGAGCCCGCCGTAGGGCGTCTCCCTCAGCGCGCTCGTGTTGAGCCCCGGATCCGGAAAGTCCGCCTCGGCCGCCGGCCGCTCGGGACCGAGGCGCATCACGGCGTCACGGAGGGTGTTGAACGACTCGGACTCGCTCCAGAACTGCGCGGTCACGTTGATCCGGGAGGTCCCGTCCGTGGAGATCGACACCGGACGGGTCGCCCACGTCACGCCGTCGTCGTAGTCGCCCTCGTTCCAGATCCGGAGCGATCGGTCCCCGCTCGCCGCTTGGGCGTCGGAGACGGCGACCTCCCAGTCGAAGTCCGCGAGGTCGACCTCGGGCCCGATCGCCGCCGCGGGCTCCCAGCCGTCCAGCCCCGACTCGAAGCCGTCGGTGAACGCCGGGTCGTCGCCCCCGAGACACCCCGCGAGCGCGAGCGTGCCCGCGGCGGCGCCCCGACACAGTAGGTCACGTCGATCCACCCCGAAATCTAATCACCGAACTGACAAATAGCTGGCGGGGCGTGGGCGGGAGGCGTCGGCGACGCTGCCTGCGAACCTACAAGCCCGACGCGGCCGATCGGGGGCGTATGGACCGTCGGCTCCGCATCGGTGCGACGCTCGTGCTCGTCTTCGCCCTGCTCGTCGTCGGCGCCGCGGCGGGCGTGTCAGCGTTCTTCGAGGCGCAGAAGGACCGCAACACGACGGCGACGTACCACTACTCGGCGGAGGTGAGCACGAACGGCACGCTCGCCGACGCGACGCTGTATCTCCCCCTCCCGGTCGATCCCGACGGGACGCCCACGGTGGAGTCGGTACGGATCTCGAACTACGAGGGCCCCGAACCGAACTGGACGGCGCGGGTCGCCGAGACCGACCGCGGGCCGATGCTGGCGATCGAAGCCGACGAGATCGTCGGCGAGGAGCGGTATTACCTGGTCACCGAGAACGGCTCGCTGGCCCGTCCGGGCACGGTCACCCCCGCGGAAATCCCCGAGAATATGACGGGACTGTCCCTCCGGCCCGCGCTGACCCGATACGAGATACTGGCCGAGGTCACCGTCGAACCCTTCGGGAACGGTATCGAGAACGGACTCATCGAGACGCGATACCCGCGCGGCAACGCCAGTCTCCTCTCGGCGACCTACGGCTACGCGCCGGGGGCGTGCGATCCGGTCTGGGACGGTCCGGCAGAGACCTGCACCGCGTTCCGGGCGGACCTCTACGCCGACTACGAGACCGCGCCGACGACGGTCGTCCGCGTCGGCCCCGTCGAACTCTGGGGCGCGAACGAGTGGGGATGGTTCTTCGCCAACAGTTTCAACGAATACACCCAGCGGGTCGAACAGGTCGAGTTCGAGGGGTCTCACGAGGGGTGGACGAGCGCCGGCGGCGAACTCCACGCCGGGCGCGGAAATTACTGATCGGAGGGTACTAAACACGCCGGTCTCGGATAATAAAGGCGACCGGAACGGCGCCGTCGAATCGCCGGACGCGACGGCGGAATCCCGCGGCACAACGCATATATGCGGTGAAAGACTTATACACGGCTATGTCGCGGTCCGCGCTAGTCGGAAACGTCACGGCGATGCTGGAGGACGCGGGGTTCCTCGTCAGCGACCGCTGTGCGATCCGGCCGAAGAGTTTCGACATCGCCGCACGGCGCGGCGACGATCTCCTCCTCCTCAAGATCCTGGGGAACATCGACGCGTTCGACGGGAGGACCGGCGAGGAGATGCGGCGGCTCGGGACCTACCTCGATGCGACCCCGATGGTGATCGGGCTTCGGACCCGCGACGAGGACCTCAAGCCCGGCGTGGTCTACTTCCGGCACGGCGTTCCAGTGCTGAACCCCGACTCGGCGATGGAGCTGTTCGTCGAGGGCGTGCCGCCGCTGATCTACGCCGCCCCGGGCGGGCTCTACGTCAACATCGACGGCGACCTGCTGTCGGACGAACGCGAGGAGCGCGGCTGGAGCCTCGGACAGCTCGCCACCGAACTCGGCGTCTCCCGGCGCACCGTCTCGAAGTACGAAGACGGGATGAACGCCTCGATCGAGGTGGCGATCCAGCTCGAAGAGCTGTTCGACCAGCCGTTCTCCAGCCCCGTCGAGGTGATGGACGGCGCCGAGGACGTCCGCGACGCCGAGCCGACGCCCGACGACCCCGACCCCGAGTCCGACGACGAGCACGTCGTCCACGTGCTGACGCGGGCGGGGTTCACCGTCCACCCGACGGCCCGCGCCCCGTTCAAGGCCGTCAGCGAGGACGAGGGGCGCAGCCGGGACTTCACGCCGATGCTCACCGGCCACTCGCCGTTCACCCGGAGCGCCGAAAAGCGCGCCCGGATCATGTCCTCGCTGGGCGAGGTCACCCGGACGCGGTCGGTCTACTTCACCGAGGACCAATCGAAGCGCGACGCCGTCGAGGGCACCGCCCTGGTCAGTTGCGAGGAGCTCGCCGACATCGACGACCCCGATGAGATTCGGGACCTCATCCGGGACCGCTCTCAGGAGCCGACCGAGGCCTGAAAACAGGGAGCTTCGGTCTCGGATCGCGATTGCGACGTGGGACCGTCAGGACGCCTCGCCGTACGTCTTCTCCAGGTACGCGACGATGTCGTCGCTCTCGGGCATCCCCTCGACGCCGTGTGCCTCGTCGACGAGGACGGGCACGCCCGTCTGGCCGCTGATCTCTTCGACTTCGGTCCGCTCTGCGTGCGCCGAGGGGACCATCACGGACTCGTACTCCAGGTCCAGTTCCGCCAGTTTGTCCTTGACTTTCGCGCAGTACGGACAGCCTTCGAGTTCGTACAGGACGAGATCTGACATCGCTCCCAGGTAGGAAAGCCGGTCTAAAGAGTCACGCGGTCGAGTGCGCGCGGGGCGCACGAGAGCGGGCCGACGGACTGCGGCCGGCGGAGGTCACGCCCATCGATCGGCGAGCCGCCGGACCCCGACGAGGATCCGCCGCCGCGCGGCGACCAGTTCCCCGCCGGTCCAACAGAGCCCGACGAGGACGGCGCCGATGGTCCACGCGAAGTCCCAGCCGGACATCCAGACCGGGCGGAGCCACGGCGTGACGTGCGCCCAGCGGGTCGCGAACTCGGTCATCGGACCCTCCAGGGGAGTCCCGGCGAACGTCGCGCGGATCCGTCCCGCGAAGCCGACGCCGCCCTCGCCGCCGGCGGTGAGCTGTGCGCTGCCCGTGATCTCGTAGGTGCCGCTGGCGTTCAGATCGCGGATCGTCGGCCCCGACGACTCGGGGCCGGTCCCGATCCGCTCGGCGTCGTAGGGGCCCCAGGTGGCGTAGTACTCCCAGACGACCTCGCCTCGGGGCGTGATCTCTACCACGCGGTGGTTCAGCGTGTCGGTGACGAGCGTGTTGCCGTTGGGGAGCCGGTCGGCGTCCCGCGGCCAGTTGAGCGAGTCGCCGCCGACGCTCCAGGTCCGGACCCACTCGCCGCCGTCCTTCGCGTACTCGACGACTCGGTTGTTCCCGCTGTCGGCGACGAGGATCGTCGGCGTGCCGTTCTCGCTCAGGAGCCAGTCGGGGTTGTGCTGTTCGCGGAGGACCGAGTAGTCATCGTCGCTGCCGAGGCGCTCGACGATCTCCTTCGTCTCCATATCGACGACGATCGCCTGGTCGAAGTTGCGCGGCGAGACGAGGAGGCGGTCCTCGCCGACCGGATCGACGTCGTTGACGTGGGACCAGTCGTCGTTGTAGCCGCCGTCGGTGCTCGCGGGGAAGTGGTTCTTGAAGTACCACTCCCAGGTGATCTCCCCCTTCGAGCGGTTGTAGACGACGACCCGGTCGTCGCTCACTTCGGCGGAGGCGTTCCACTCCCGCATATTCGCGATGGCGATGCGGTCCTCACCGATGTAGGTCACGTCGTGGGTGTCGGTCATATTGAACCGCTCTTCCCAGACGCGTTCCTGCGTCTCGGGGTCCAGCTCGAAGACGAGCGTGTCGCCGGCGCGGGGCGAGGAGACCAAGAGATTCCCGTTCGGCAGCGGGTCGACGTCGAAGAACCACGCGTCGCCGCCGACCCGGTCGTCGTGGGTCCAGCGGAGGTCGCCGCGCCGGTCGACCGAGACGATCCGCGCCGGCTTCTTCGGGTTCGTGTTGCCCTGGAAGGTGTAGCCCTGCGTGCTGATGACGGTCGGGCCGCCGGCGGGACTGGCGATCGTCCCCTGTTCCAGACTCGTCTCCTCGGCGGGATCGTACGTCAGCGCCGAGACCGCCGACGGCGCCAGCAAGGAAACGACGAGCAGGAGCGCGAGACCGCGGACCGCAGTCGAGCGAGAGAGCGAAGGCGAAATCGTCACACCGCGGCCTCAGGGTGTGGCTTTTGAATCTCTTGCGGTCGCCGCCAGCGAGGGCCGGCGGGCCGCTACACCTGGTCGGTGAGGACGCCGCCGGTCCGGACGACGAAGTAGACGACGAACGCGCCCGCGAGCACCCAGTGGCCGAGGCGGAGGTCCTCGCGCCGACCCGCCGCGAGCTTGATCAGCGGGTACGAGACGATGCCCGCGGCGATGCCGTAGGCGATCGAGTACGCGAAGGGCATCACCAGGATCGTCATCCCGGCGGGGACCGCCTGGGTGAAGTCGTTCCAGTTGATGTCGACGACGTTCCGGAGCATCACGACGCCGATGACGACGAGCGCGATGTGAGAGGCGTACAGCGGGATCGCGGCCGCGAGCGGCACGATCGCGAGCGAGAGGACGAAAAGCACCGCGACGGTGAGCGCCGTCAGGCCGGTGCGGCCGCCCTCCTCGACGCCCGAGGCGGACTCGATGTAGGTGGTGACCGTCGAGGTGCCGAGCATCCCGCCGACGGTCGTCCCGACGGCGTCGGCCATCAGCGGCTTGTCGATGTCCGGGAGGTTCCCGTCTTCGTCGAGGAAGCCGCCGGCCTGGCCGACGCCGACGAGCGTGCCGGCGGTGTCGAAGAAGTCGACGAAGAAGAACGTGAAGACGATGAGCGAGAAGGTGAACGCCTCGACCTGGCTGAACCCGGCGACGAACCCGCCCGCCAGCGGCGTGATGTCGTACTGGACGGCCCGCGACCCCGCGACGAGCCCCGCGTCGGGCGCGATCGGGCCGAAGGTCGTGACCGCCCAGCCGAGGACGGTGGTCGCGACGATGCCGATGATGATCGAGCCGGGGACGTTGCGGGCGTAGAGCGCGAACGTGAAGAAGAGGCCGACGACCGAGACGATCGCGACGGGATCGGAGGCGATAGAGCCCAGCGTGACGAGCGTCGCGGTGTCGTCGACGACGACGCCCATCGCCTGGAGGCCGATGATCGCCAGGAACAGGCCGATCCCGGTCCCGACGGCGAACTTCACGGGCTCGGGGAAGAGCCGGATCACGTACTCCCGGGCGCCGATCGCGGTGAGGAGGATGAAGATGAGCCCCTCGACCACGACGGCGGCGAGCGCGGTCTGCCAGGGGACGCCGAGCGCGCCGATGACGGTGAAGGCGAAGAAGGCGTTGAGGCCGAGCCCAGGCGCCTGCGCGAACGGTCGGTTGGCGTAGAACGCCATCACGAACGTCGCCGTCGCGGCCGCGAGGATCGTGACGACCGCGAGCATCGACCGGACCTCCGCGGGCGAAAAGCCCGCGAGGATGATGCCCGGTTTCGCGTCCGGAATGCCGGCCAGGATCGAGGGGTTCACCACGACGATGTAGGACATCGTCAGGAACGTGGTCAGTCCCGCGAGGATCTCGGTCCGGAACGAGGATCCGTGTTCTTGTACATCGAAGAAGTTCTCGACGGAATCAACGAGGCCCATAATGCACGTCTGAGCATATCCTCGATCTGTATTATAAGGGTTGTCATATCGGGGATCCGCGCGCCGCCCCCATCACCCCGCCGGCGTTGCGGTCGCGGCCGCCTCACTCGGCGTCGAACGTCGAGAGCGCGCCGACGGGCGCGTCGGTGAGGTCGCGGGCGCGCTCGATGCCCTCGTCGCCGACGGCGATGAGCGCGAAGACGCCCGAGACCTCCGCGTCGGCCTGGGTCGCGATGTCGAGGAGGAGTTCCTGGGTCTCGCCCGAGCGGATGAGGTCGTCGACGACGAGGACGCGCTCGCCGCGGGAGATGGCGCGGGCGGGGAGGTAGTAGGTGAGTTCGATCCCGGAGGCGAGCCGCTGGCGCGATTCGATGAACTCCTCGACGGCGGTCTCCTTCGACTTCTTGGCGTAGGCGACGCGGGCGTCGAAGTAGCCGGCCATCGCCGCGCCGAGGGTGATGCCGTCGGTGGCGGCGGTCAGGACGACGTCGGGGCGCTCGAAGCCGAGCGCGTTGGCGGCGACGGGCGCGACCAGATCGAGGAAGGACTGATCGAAGACGATGCCGGAGTTGTCGACGTAGCCCTCGTCGTCGAACTCGACGCGGGCTTCGAGTTCGGCCGCGAGCGCGTCGCGGCCGACGCCCTCGACGACCTCGCGGGCGCGTTCGATCCCCGGGAGGACGTGGCCGTTGACGTAGCGGTTGAGGTCGCCCGCGGGGAGGTCGGTGAGCGATTCGAGTTCGTCGTACGTGCGCGTCTCCTTGAGCATCCGCAGGACCGCGACCGCCTGTAACTGGAGGGCCGCCTTCTCCGCTCTGTTCATATCACGATGTGCGCGGTTGCGTAAGTATGAATACGTCGATACGGAATACGGAAGAAAGAACCACGAACGTGGATTTGACAGCGGAAGAGAATTTTTCAGCGGTCGGCGTCGGCGAGCAGGTCCTCGGCGGTCACCAGGGCGTCGAGTTCGACGTCGGCCTCGGCCAGCCGTTCGCGCGCGCCCTCCTGGCGGTCGACGACGACGAGCACGCGGTTGACGACCGCACCCGCCTCCCGGAGGGCTTCGACGGCGTCGAGCGCGCTCTTGCCCGTGGTCGCGATGTCCTCCAGCACGACGACTTCCTCGCCCTCGGAGAGGCGGCCCTCGATGCGGTTGCCGGTCCCGTACTCCTTGGCCTGTTTGCGCGCGATGACGTAGGGGAGGTCGGTCTCGACGCTCGTGACGGCGACGAGCGGGACGGCGCCGAGCGCGACGCCCGCGAGCTTGCTCTCGTGAATCTTCTCGGCGAAGGCCTCGGCGATGAGTTCGAGGCAGTGGGGGTCGGTCTCGAAGAGGTACTTGTCGACGTAGTACTCGGAGGTGCCGCCGTGGGAGAGCTCGAACTCCCCGAACTTGACGGCGTCGGCGTCCCGGAGCGCGGTGATGAGTTCGTCGTTCGCCATTGGCAGAGAGAGCGCGAGGGAGGCGCTTAAACGGGACGATTCGGCGCAGAGAGTAGTGCGGAGGCGGTACGGAAGCGGCGCGGAAGCGGCATGGAAGCGGCGCGGAGGCGGTGCGGAGGCGGTGCGGAGGCGGTGCGGAAGCGGCGCGGAAGCGGTGCGGAAGCGGTGCGGAAGCGGTGCGGGAAGTCCGTCGCTGTACCGCGAGACGAGCGAATGCGAGTCTCGCGGCCCTTTTTCCCTCCAGGTTTTTGTCGGGGGTTCGAGGCCGCGCTCCGCGCGGCCGAGGACCCCGGAGAAAAAGGTGGGTTAGTAGGGCTCTTCCTTCAGCCCCAGCAGGTACGCGATCCCGTTCGTCGCGACGTGAAGCACGGGCGTGAGCACGACCACGACCCCGAGGACGGCCAGCGAGAAGGTGTCGAGGAACCACCCGAGGTCGGCGAGGGCGGCACACGCGAGCGCGCCGGCGACGAAGTCCAGTTGGTCGACGACGGGGAACGCCGCGCCGCGCTCGCGGCCCGTCCGGCGCTTCAGGAACGACGCCGCGATGTCGCCGAGCATCGCTCCGA
This is a stretch of genomic DNA from Halobellus sp. MBLA0158. It encodes these proteins:
- a CDS encoding NCS2 family permease, with the translated sequence MGLVDSVENFFDVQEHGSSFRTEILAGLTTFLTMSYIVVVNPSILAGIPDAKPGIILAGFSPAEVRSMLAVVTILAAATATFVMAFYANRPFAQAPGLGLNAFFAFTVIGALGVPWQTALAAVVVEGLIFILLTAIGAREYVIRLFPEPVKFAVGTGIGLFLAIIGLQAMGVVVDDTATLVTLGSIASDPVAIVSVVGLFFTFALYARNVPGSIIIGIVATTVLGWAVTTFGPIAPDAGLVAGSRAVQYDITPLAGGFVAGFSQVEAFTFSLIVFTFFFVDFFDTAGTLVGVGQAGGFLDEDGNLPDIDKPLMADAVGTTVGGMLGTSTVTTYIESASGVEEGGRTGLTALTVAVLFVLSLAIVPLAAAIPLYASHIALVVIGVVMLRNVVDINWNDFTQAVPAGMTILVMPFAYSIAYGIAAGIVSYPLIKLAAGRREDLRLGHWVLAGAFVVYFVVRTGGVLTDQV
- a CDS encoding glutathione S-transferase N-terminal domain-containing protein, with the protein product MSDLVLYELEGCPYCAKVKDKLAELDLEYESVMVPSAHAERTEVEEISGQTGVPVLVDEAHGVEGMPESDDIVAYLEKTYGEAS
- the pyrE gene encoding orotate phosphoribosyltransferase, whose product is MANDELITALRDADAVKFGEFELSHGGTSEYYVDKYLFETDPHCLELIAEAFAEKIHESKLAGVALGAVPLVAVTSVETDLPYVIARKQAKEYGTGNRIEGRLSEGEEVVVLEDIATTGKSALDAVEALREAGAVVNRVLVVVDRQEGARERLAEADVELDALVTAEDLLADADR
- a CDS encoding phosphoribosyltransferase family protein; the protein is MNRAEKAALQLQAVAVLRMLKETRTYDELESLTDLPAGDLNRYVNGHVLPGIERAREVVEGVGRDALAAELEARVEFDDEGYVDNSGIVFDQSFLDLVAPVAANALGFERPDVVLTAATDGITLGAAMAGYFDARVAYAKKSKETAVEEFIESRQRLASGIELTYYLPARAISRGERVLVVDDLIRSGETQELLLDIATQADAEVSGVFALIAVGDEGIERARDLTDAPVGALSTFDAE
- a CDS encoding aryl-sulfate sulfotransferase; protein product: MTISPSLSRSTAVRGLALLLVVSLLAPSAVSALTYDPAEETSLEQGTIASPAGGPTVISTQGYTFQGNTNPKKPARIVSVDRRGDLRWTHDDRVGGDAWFFDVDPLPNGNLLVSSPRAGDTLVFELDPETQERVWEERFNMTDTHDVTYIGEDRIAIANMREWNASAEVSDDRVVVYNRSKGEITWEWYFKNHFPASTDGGYNDDWSHVNDVDPVGEDRLLVSPRNFDQAIVVDMETKEIVERLGSDDDYSVLREQHNPDWLLSENGTPTILVADSGNNRVVEYAKDGGEWVRTWSVGGDSLNWPRDADRLPNGNTLVTDTLNHRVVEITPRGEVVWEYYATWGPYDAERIGTGPESSGPTIRDLNASGTYEITGSAQLTAGGEGGVGFAGRIRATFAGTPLEGPMTEFATRWAHVTPWLRPVWMSGWDFAWTIGAVLVGLCWTGGELVAARRRILVGVRRLADRWA
- a CDS encoding transcriptional regulator; its protein translation is MSRSALVGNVTAMLEDAGFLVSDRCAIRPKSFDIAARRGDDLLLLKILGNIDAFDGRTGEEMRRLGTYLDATPMVIGLRTRDEDLKPGVVYFRHGVPVLNPDSAMELFVEGVPPLIYAAPGGLYVNIDGDLLSDEREERGWSLGQLATELGVSRRTVSKYEDGMNASIEVAIQLEELFDQPFSSPVEVMDGAEDVRDAEPTPDDPDPESDDEHVVHVLTRAGFTVHPTARAPFKAVSEDEGRSRDFTPMLTGHSPFTRSAEKRARIMSSLGEVTRTRSVYFTEDQSKRDAVEGTALVSCEELADIDDPDEIRDLIRDRSQEPTEA